A genomic stretch from Nymphalis io chromosome 25, ilAglIoxx1.1, whole genome shotgun sequence includes:
- the LOC126778193 gene encoding uncharacterized protein LOC126778193: MSTHNKVLRRQARQIIYNVAKYMQKEKDEGVTNTNQVQHRTANATGTSVRTVRNILSECKNSDTSVFRTPGKKRVKSKPITGIDHFDKGIIKRCIHNFHVAEKEMPTLTKLLIKFRRDIHFKGSSGSLSRIIKELGFKWKKTESKFKILIEKHSIRLKRIEYLRDLKKYRDEGREIVYAGQSNVYVKYSQRHTDGKRKDLKVSNSRGQPIIIVNAGSATGFLPNALFMFKPGSKAQEMNFTNYKKWLITKIIPNLKHNSVIVLDKTSYNNKLLNPAPTPYSKKAEMQSWLKNKAIPYTNNMLKPQLYQLISENDDHNKTYIVDEMFKKHNHVVLRVPPAHPDLNPIDIALDAVGGYVAERNTDNKTNHAIELVKEKVNLIEINELTDLCKKVEYIENQYKSSDHVIDDMTEELTIYNVNSSESESESDVLSDESDSDYEPSTNEGNELLVERIPKIESSSDSDY; the protein is encoded by the coding sequence atgTCGACACATAATAAAGTTTTACGTCGACAGGCGAggcaaattatttataatgtagccAAGTATATGCAAAAAGAAAAAGATGAAGGTGTTACGAACACTAATCAGGTGCAGCATCGAACTGCTAACGCTACAGGCACGTCTGTGCGAACAGTCCGTAATATTTTATCCGAATGCAAAAACTCGGATACATCTGTTTTCCGTACCCCAGGGAAGAAAAGGGTTAAGTCAAAACCGATTACCGGTATTGATCATTTCGACAAAGGTATCATTAAACGCTGCATACATAACTTTCATGTGGCTGAGAAAGAAATGCCTACTTTAAccaaattactaattaaattccGAAGAGACATACATTTTAAGGGCTCTTCAGGTAGCTTGAGCAGAATAATAAAAGAGTTAGGATTTAAATGGAAAAAAACGGAAAGCAAATTTAAGATACTCATTGAAAAGCATAGTATTCGCCTGAAAAGAATTGAATATCTACGAGACCTAAAAAAATACAGAGACGAAGGAAGAGAAATTGTATACGCGGGACAATCCaatgtatatgttaaatattctcAACGGCATACTGATGGAAAAAGGAAAGATTTGAAAGTATCAAATTCTAGAGGACAACCGATTATCATAGTCAATGCGGGATCCGCAACTGGATTTCTACCTAACgccttatttatgtttaaaccaGGCTCAAAGGCCCAGGAAATGAATTTTACAAACTACAAGAAATGGTTGATCACCAAAATAATACCCAATTTGAAGCATAACTCAGTCATAGTTTTAGATAAAACATCATACAACAATAAATTACTTAACCCCGCGCCTACACCCTATTCGAAAAAAGCAGAAATGCAATCTTGGTTAAAAAACAAAGCAATaccttatacaaataatatgttaaaaccacagttatatcaattaatatccGAGAATGATGatcataataaaacttatattgttgacgaaatgtttaaaaaacacAATCACGTTGTTTTGCGTGTACCCCCAGCTCATCCTGATTTAAACCCTATAGACATAGCATTGGATGCCGTTGGAGGATATGTCGCGGAAAGAAACACAGATAACAAAACAAACCACGCAATCGAACTTGTTAaagaaaaagttaatttaatagaGATAAATGAATTGACGGACTTGTGTAAGAAAGTCGAATACATAGAAAATCAGTATAAATCTAGCGATCATGTAATTGACGATATGACAGAGgaattaactatatataatgttaatagttCAGAATCGGAAAGCGAATCGGACGTACTTAGTGACGAATCGGACTCGGATTATGAACCAAGCACGAACGAAGGAAATGAATTGTTGGTAGAAAGAATTCCAAAAATTGAATCGTCAAGTGACAGTGATTATTAA